GTCTCGGAGATGGCCGAGGCGGCCCCGGCACGGCGCGGCGGCGCGGTGGAGATCGCCAGGTCGGTGGTCAGCGCCTCGGACAGCGGAACCCCCGCGCCGACCAGCACGAATCCGGCCACCAGCGCGGCGAGCCCGGACTCCACCCCGACCTGGGTCAGGGCGAGGAAACCGGCGGCCGCGGTCAGCAGGCCGATCCCGATCAGCTTCGGCACCGGGAACCGGCCTGCCAGCCGCGCGGCGGCCAGCGAGCTCACCACCCCGGCCGCCGTCGCGGGCAGCATCCACAGCGCCGCGGTCACCGGGCTCATCCCGAGCACGAGTTGCAGGTACTGCGGCGCAAGGAAGAACACGCTGCTCAGCGCGAACACCCCGAGGGTGTTGGTGCCGACCGAGACGCTGAACCTCCGGTCGCGGAACAGGTCGAGATCCAGCATCGGATCGGCCAGCTGCCGCTGCCGGTTGAGGAACCGGATGCCAACGGCGAAGCCAACCAGGATCGCGCCGATGCCGAGCAGGTCCGGCCCGCTTTCCGCGATCTTCTTGATGCCGTAGACCACCGGCAGCACCGCGGCCAGCGAGAGCACGGCCGAGAGCGGGTCGAACCGGCCAGGATTCGGGTCCCGCGCCTCCGGCAGCAGGAACGGGCCGAGCGCCAGCAACAGGACCATTACCGGCACGTTGATCAGGAAGACCGAGCCCCACCAGAAGTGCTCCAGCAGCCAGCCGCCGAGCACCGGCCCGAGCGCCATGCCGCCGGAGAAGGTGGCGGCCCAGGCCGCGATCGCGATCCGGCGCTGCCGGTCGTCGGTGAACACGGTGCGGATCAGCGAGAGGGTGGACGGCATCAGCGTCGCCCCGCCGATGCCGAGCAGCGCCCGCGCGACGATCAGCATGACGGCGCTGGTGGAGAAGGCCGCGATAATCGAGGCGATTCCGAAGGCGGCCGCACCGGCCAGCAGCAGCTTGCGCCTGCCGATCCGGTCGCCAAGGGTGCCCATGGTGATCAGCAGCCCGGCCAGCAGGAAGCCGTAGCTGTCCACGATCCACAGCTGTTGCGCGCCGGTGGGCGCCAGGTCCTCGCTCAGGTACGGCAGCGCGAACCCAAGCACGGTCATGTCCACGCTGATCAGCAGCACCGGCAGCGTGAGCACGCCCAGCGCGAGCCACTCCCTGCGTCCTGCCTTGACCATGATCTCCCCTTGTACTTAACAGTCTGGACGGTACAGTTTCCGCCTTCCATTGAAGGTAGACCGTCCAGACGGTACAGTCAAGCGCGTGCCGAAGCCTTCATCCCGGGACCGGATCCTGGACGCCTACGAGGAAATCCTGCTCAACCACGGCCCCGCCGCCGTCACCCTGGACGCCGTCGCGGCGCGGGCCGGGGTGTCCAAGGGCGGGTTGCTGTACCACTTCGGGTCCAAGGACGCCCTGCTCGACGGCCTGCTGGAGCGGATGTCCCTGCTGAACGACGCGGACCTGGCGAAGGCGCGCGAGGCCGAGGACGGCGTGGTGCGGTACTACCTGCGGTCCTCGGTCACCGACGCCAGCATGGACAACCCGTGGCACCGCACCACCCTGGCCGCGGTCCGGCTGGCAGGCGACGAGCCCAAGGCCGCCGAGTCCCTGCAGGCCTGCATGCGCCCGTGGCGGGAGTTGCTGGTCGAGCACCTGGACGACCCGCTGACCGCCGAGCTGGTCACGCTGATCGGCGACGGCCTCTACCTGCGCGCCTCCACCGGTGAGGACCCCAACCCCCTGCTGGAGCAGCTCGACGAGATCCTGCTCCGGCTGGGCGCGAAGCCCTGAACGTGGCTTTCCGGACGGTGGACGTCCCAAAAGTGCCGTTCGCGACATTGAACGTCGCGAACGCCACGTTCAGGGCCTTTCCCTAGAAGCGGTGGATGGCCACGGCGCGGTAGCTGGTCTGCGGGGTCGGCGGCGTGCCGAAGCGTGCGTTGACCAGGTAGAACCGGGGCCCGAACGCGGCCATGGTTGCCGGGACGTCGAAGCGCGGGTCGGTGGCGTGCCGGACGACCCTGGCCGAGGTGCCCGCCCGGTTCAGCTCCAGCCGGGTCACCGTGTTCGCGCGGTTGCGCACCACGTACAGGTCCCGACCGGAGCGCAGCTGCCCGTCGTTGTGCGGAAGGGACTCCCCGTCGAGGTCGACCGTGCGGGTCACCCCGCTGGCCGGGTCGACCCGGAACAGCTGCCCGGTCACCGTCTGGCCGATCAGCAGGGCCTCGCGGTCCGGAGTGGTCACGATCCCGTTGCCGTTGATCTCGCCGGGCACGTACTCGATGTCCCCGGACAGCGGGACCGTCGTGATCTCCCGCTGGGCTGGCAGCTCACCGTGCCTGCCGAGCGGCAGCTTGTACAGCACCGGCCGGTAGGAGTCGGTGAACCAGACGGCCTCGCGCGTGATCACCAGGTCGTTCACGAACCCGCCCTCACCTGCGAGCCGGTAGCTGGCCCGCACCTCGCCGGTGCGCGCGTCGATCACCCGCGCGTCCCCGCCGGTGCCCCCCGCGACGAACAACCGCCCGTGCACGGAGTCCACCTTGATGCCCACCGACGGGGTTCCCGGCCCGGCGCTGAGTACCCGGCCGCGCCCGGTGAGCAGGCTGGCCTGGTAGATCCGGCCGTCGGCCAGCGAGCCGAAGTAGGCCGTCGGCCAGGCGCCGATGGCGATCCCCTCCGGCTGGAAGCCGTCCGGCAGCCGGAGCTCGGCAGGGAAGAACGTGCGGGCTGAGGCGGGCGGAGCCAGCAGGGCGAGGGTGGCGAGCAGGACGGCCAGCAACCCGGAGATCCGTGCCATACCCGGTATTCTCCGGCAGGCCGGGCGGCAGGGACAGCCGTCGTTCAGGCCATGCCGTACACCCGCTCGACGTGCAGGCGCAGCACGAGGCGCTGGTCGGCGACCATGACCGAGCGGTACTCGTCCCAGTCCGGGTGCTCGCCCTGCAGGGTGCGGTACAGCTCGACCAGCTCGTCCACCACGGCGTCGCCCGGATCCCCCGCCACCGGGGTCAGCTCGGC
The sequence above is drawn from the Amycolatopsis aidingensis genome and encodes:
- a CDS encoding MFS transporter, producing the protein MVKAGRREWLALGVLTLPVLLISVDMTVLGFALPYLSEDLAPTGAQQLWIVDSYGFLLAGLLITMGTLGDRIGRRKLLLAGAAAFGIASIIAAFSTSAVMLIVARALLGIGGATLMPSTLSLIRTVFTDDRQRRIAIAAWAATFSGGMALGPVLGGWLLEHFWWGSVFLINVPVMVLLLALGPFLLPEARDPNPGRFDPLSAVLSLAAVLPVVYGIKKIAESGPDLLGIGAILVGFAVGIRFLNRQRQLADPMLDLDLFRDRRFSVSVGTNTLGVFALSSVFFLAPQYLQLVLGMSPVTAALWMLPATAAGVVSSLAAARLAGRFPVPKLIGIGLLTAAAGFLALTQVGVESGLAALVAGFVLVGAGVPLSEALTTDLAISTAPPRRAGAASAISETGFELGGALGVAVLGSVATAVYRSELPWTAPAAAKDTLGGAVATAQQLPPWQAAELLGSAQQAFVHGIQVSAVLGAVLLAYTAVQAMVLLRTHREGYRGRHEQRRPAGQTP
- a CDS encoding TetR/AcrR family transcriptional regulator, whose protein sequence is MPKPSSRDRILDAYEEILLNHGPAAVTLDAVAARAGVSKGGLLYHFGSKDALLDGLLERMSLLNDADLAKAREAEDGVVRYYLRSSVTDASMDNPWHRTTLAAVRLAGDEPKAAESLQACMRPWRELLVEHLDDPLTAELVTLIGDGLYLRASTGEDPNPLLEQLDEILLRLGAKP
- a CDS encoding NHL repeat-containing protein, encoding MARISGLLAVLLATLALLAPPASARTFFPAELRLPDGFQPEGIAIGAWPTAYFGSLADGRIYQASLLTGRGRVLSAGPGTPSVGIKVDSVHGRLFVAGGTGGDARVIDARTGEVRASYRLAGEGGFVNDLVITREAVWFTDSYRPVLYKLPLGRHGELPAQREITTVPLSGDIEYVPGEINGNGIVTTPDREALLIGQTVTGQLFRVDPASGVTRTVDLDGESLPHNDGQLRSGRDLYVVRNRANTVTRLELNRAGTSARVVRHATDPRFDVPATMAAFGPRFYLVNARFGTPPTPQTSYRAVAIHRF